The proteins below come from a single Eubacterium limosum genomic window:
- a CDS encoding shikimate kinase, with protein sequence MAYNMKKKNIALIGYMGTGKTTIGKRLSRRLGLSFVDTDAYIEKQQGKSISRIFEQEGEPAFRRMEETVLEALVEEENLLISTGGGIVLSEQNRKLLKERTFLVTLTASPGAIYSRVRGNTDRPLLQEADPYQKIVDMLEVRKPHYEIGDIIIPTDELSEKICIERIVEAYQKS encoded by the coding sequence TTGGCATATAATATGAAAAAGAAGAACATTGCACTGATCGGTTATATGGGAACGGGCAAGACCACCATTGGTAAACGTCTGTCCAGGAGACTGGGCCTGTCCTTTGTGGATACTGACGCCTATATTGAAAAGCAGCAGGGGAAAAGCATTTCCCGGATATTTGAGCAGGAGGGAGAGCCAGCCTTCAGAAGGATGGAGGAGACAGTGCTGGAGGCTCTGGTGGAAGAAGAGAACCTCTTAATTTCGACCGGTGGCGGGATTGTCTTGAGTGAACAGAACCGGAAGCTGCTAAAAGAGCGAACTTTCCTGGTAACCCTGACCGCTTCGCCGGGAGCGATCTACAGCCGGGTGCGGGGAAATACGGACCGTCCGCTGCTTCAGGAGGCAGATCCCTACCAGAAGATTGTGGATATGCTGGAAGTCCGGAAGCCCCACTATGAGATCGGCGACATCATTATCCCAACGGATGAATTATCAGAGAAAATTTGTATTGAACGGATTGTAGAGGCATATCAAAAAAGTTGA
- a CDS encoding PulJ/GspJ family protein, which yields MSDTRGFSLIEAVVAIAVLGVGIVSVFTIYHTVIIGQKVSEEILEQSLNINGIVNEIRTGIPAGRTEQAFEQEIAAIVTKHPGWQVEVRPATCPSGLYELQLSYEAAGRKKKVFYAKVVYP from the coding sequence ATGTCTGATACACGCGGCTTCAGCCTGATTGAGGCAGTGGTAGCCATTGCAGTACTGGGTGTGGGAATTGTGTCTGTTTTTACCATTTACCACACAGTGATCATTGGGCAAAAGGTTTCAGAGGAGATATTGGAGCAGAGCCTTAATATCAACGGAATTGTAAACGAAATACGCACCGGAATCCCTGCCGGAAGGACAGAACAGGCCTTTGAGCAGGAAATCGCAGCCATTGTCACAAAGCATCCGGGCTGGCAGGTTGAAGTGCGTCCCGCCACCTGTCCTTCAGGGCTTTATGAGTTACAGCTGAGCTATGAGGCGGCCGGCAGAAAGAAAAAGGTTTTTTATGCGAAAGTGGTTTACCCGTAG
- a CDS encoding phosphoglycerate kinase, which produces MRLRKLMKKTVKDIDLKGKKVLMRADFNVPLNEDGVITDDTRIQAALPTIKYILDQGASLILMSHLGRPKNEPDPKFSLLPVAKRLSEVLGTEVVFNDDGEVVGQVTKDAAAALKPGQILLLQNTRFRPEEKKNEPSFAKELASLGDVFVEDAFGSSHRAHASTAGVADYLPAVSGFLIQKELDFIGGALEDPKRPFVAILGGSKVSDKIGVINNLLEKVDSLIVGGGMAFTFLKAQGYEIGSSLLEEDKIDLAKELLAKAEAKGVKLLLPIDVVVAPEFKADAPATNVKVDAIPSDQMGLDIGVETQKLFADTIKDAKTVIWNGPMGVFEFPEFAKGTVAVAKAMAESDAVTIIGGGDSAAAVKQLGFEDGMSHISTGGGASLEFMEGKVLPGIDVLENK; this is translated from the coding sequence ATGAGGTTGAGGAAACTTATGAAAAAAACAGTAAAAGATATCGATTTAAAAGGCAAAAAGGTATTGATGCGCGCGGACTTCAATGTTCCGCTTAATGAAGACGGCGTTATCACAGATGATACCAGAATCCAGGCAGCTCTGCCAACCATTAAGTATATTTTGGATCAGGGAGCTTCTCTTATCTTGATGTCTCATCTTGGACGTCCAAAGAACGAACCTGACCCGAAGTTCTCTTTACTGCCAGTTGCGAAAAGATTATCTGAAGTGCTGGGGACCGAAGTGGTGTTTAACGATGACGGCGAGGTTGTTGGCCAGGTAACCAAGGATGCAGCGGCAGCGCTTAAACCGGGTCAGATTCTGCTGTTACAGAATACCCGTTTCAGACCGGAAGAAAAGAAAAACGAACCATCCTTTGCCAAAGAGCTGGCAAGCCTGGGTGACGTTTTTGTTGAAGACGCTTTTGGCTCCAGCCACCGCGCACATGCTTCCACAGCCGGTGTTGCAGATTACCTGCCAGCCGTTTCAGGCTTCCTGATTCAGAAAGAGCTGGATTTTATCGGCGGTGCTTTAGAAGATCCTAAGAGACCTTTTGTTGCGATTTTGGGCGGCTCTAAGGTTTCGGACAAAATCGGCGTCATCAACAATCTGCTTGAAAAGGTGGATTCCTTAATCGTCGGCGGCGGTATGGCCTTTACGTTCTTAAAAGCACAGGGCTACGAAATCGGTTCTTCTTTATTAGAAGAAGACAAGATCGATCTCGCAAAGGAATTACTGGCAAAGGCTGAAGCAAAGGGTGTCAAGCTGTTATTACCAATCGACGTGGTTGTAGCGCCTGAATTCAAGGCAGATGCTCCGGCTACCAACGTAAAGGTTGACGCGATTCCGTCAGATCAGATGGGGCTGGATATCGGTGTTGAAACTCAGAAGCTTTTTGCAGACACCATTAAGGACGCTAAAACCGTTATCTGGAACGGACCAATGGGTGTTTTTGAATTCCCTGAATTTGCAAAAGGAACCGTTGCGGTTGCCAAAGCGATGGCTGAATCGGACGCAGTGACCATCATTGGCGGCGGGGATTCTGCAGCGGCTGTGAAACAGCTTGGATTTGAAGACGGCATGAGCCATATTTCTACTGGAGGCGGCGCTTCCTTAGAATTTATGGAAGGAAAAGTATTACCAGGTATCGACGTTTTAGAAAACAAGTAA
- a CDS encoding type II secretion system F family protein has translation MMKPAWLRAVAFKSRRVRTLGLFCRQMAITLSAGVSIIDALELSGREHKNSGFGEAVLQVKILVKHGNSFSEALRSFPKVFPELMVQMVRSGEMSGCMDLVMENLGIYYEGQADLRSRIAQAFFYPSLVMVVAVGVVMYLMAGVLPVFVEIFESMEAELPLTTEILMGVSTALISSGGWILLAVLLLLAAGQAAVRQEVGALARDRLLLRLPWAGQFMQLMEGVRFADAMAIMVSSGIDMISALEIAGKILGNRVMRHKIGAVREAVRRGEALSDSLADAGLFDRRFVQMIRIGESSGTMEQVLIKVSVYYNDEINRKIKKMTALLEPVVLLVVGGLVFFIMASVMQPVFEIYSGYSELV, from the coding sequence ATGATGAAACCAGCATGGCTTAGAGCAGTGGCGTTTAAATCAAGGCGTGTAAGGACGCTTGGGCTATTCTGCAGACAGATGGCCATTACGCTTTCAGCAGGAGTTTCGATTATCGACGCTCTGGAGCTGTCCGGAAGGGAGCATAAAAACAGCGGCTTCGGAGAAGCAGTCCTGCAGGTTAAGATTTTGGTGAAGCATGGGAATAGTTTCTCAGAAGCGCTACGTTCATTTCCAAAGGTTTTTCCGGAGCTCATGGTCCAGATGGTGCGTTCGGGTGAAATGAGTGGCTGTATGGATCTGGTCATGGAAAATCTTGGGATTTACTATGAAGGGCAGGCTGACCTGAGGAGCAGAATCGCTCAGGCTTTCTTCTATCCGTCGCTGGTGATGGTGGTGGCTGTAGGGGTGGTGATGTACCTTATGGCAGGCGTTCTGCCAGTCTTTGTGGAAATATTTGAAAGTATGGAGGCAGAGCTTCCGCTGACCACCGAAATCCTCATGGGTGTCAGCACAGCGCTGATCTCCAGCGGTGGCTGGATACTGCTGGCGGTTTTACTGCTGCTGGCAGCGGGCCAGGCGGCGGTCAGACAAGAGGTCGGCGCGCTGGCAAGGGATCGCCTTTTGTTGCGGCTTCCGTGGGCCGGGCAGTTCATGCAGCTGATGGAAGGCGTGCGCTTTGCGGATGCCATGGCCATTATGGTAAGCAGCGGTATTGATATGATCAGCGCGCTGGAAATCGCCGGTAAAATTTTGGGAAACCGTGTCATGCGCCATAAAATAGGCGCTGTGCGGGAGGCCGTAAGGCGTGGGGAGGCTTTGTCCGACAGCCTGGCAGATGCAGGACTCTTTGACCGGCGCTTTGTCCAGATGATCCGTATCGGCGAGAGTTCGGGAACCATGGAGCAGGTGCTTATAAAGGTTTCAGTCTATTATAACGACGAGATCAATCGGAAAATCAAGAAAATGACGGCACTGCTGGAACCGGTGGTACTGCTTGTGGTTGGCGGTCTGGTATTCTTTATCATGGCGTCGGTCATGCAGCCGGTATTTGAAATTTATTCGGGTTATTCCGAGTTGGTATGA
- a CDS encoding competence type IV pilus major pilin ComGC, which produces MKKLKKQIVEKYGFTLIELIIVLAILGMLAALAIPQFSKVLDNSGIKTDQANLSIVQTALEVYKADNNGSLPTLTEGEGDTFDKLVSALKTAGYLKTDKIEEQSGGSFTYENGEVGFTPKSTEPSPGS; this is translated from the coding sequence ATGAAAAAACTAAAGAAACAGATTGTGGAAAAATACGGCTTCACCCTCATTGAGCTGATCATTGTGCTGGCGATATTAGGAATGCTGGCAGCGCTGGCGATTCCGCAGTTTTCCAAGGTGTTGGATAATTCGGGTATAAAGACAGACCAGGCAAACTTATCGATTGTCCAGACTGCTCTGGAGGTTTATAAGGCGGATAATAATGGCAGCTTACCAACGTTGACAGAAGGAGAGGGCGACACTTTTGACAAGCTTGTCAGCGCGCTGAAAACAGCCGGATACCTGAAAACAGACAAAATCGAAGAACAGTCCGGCGGCAGCTTTACCTATGAAAACGGTGAGGTCGGATTTACACCAAAATCGACAGAGCCTTCTCCGGGTAGCTGA
- a CDS encoding PulJ/GspJ family protein — translation MRKWFTRRREGYTLVEVLTGLFITSMVLVLLVTSLQFGGEIAGKITGKMIRGQESRRACLFLQKQLSKSREIFVKDGRVYLQDMENLDYYNFYTIEASGTVYRNKVDKVKLEPIKTGGKSQLIHNAVHFELKLEEKNAVRLVIEFIKEEPAVDVRFYYPNEVLLR, via the coding sequence ATGCGAAAGTGGTTTACCCGTAGAAGGGAGGGCTATACGCTGGTCGAAGTGCTGACCGGGCTCTTTATCACGTCGATGGTGCTGGTGCTGCTTGTGACCTCTCTTCAATTCGGAGGGGAGATAGCTGGAAAAATCACAGGTAAAATGATCCGCGGCCAGGAGAGCAGACGGGCCTGTCTGTTTTTGCAGAAGCAGCTCTCAAAATCCAGGGAGATTTTTGTAAAGGATGGCCGGGTGTATCTACAGGATATGGAAAATCTGGATTATTATAATTTTTATACCATTGAGGCGTCCGGAACGGTTTACCGGAATAAGGTGGACAAAGTAAAGCTGGAACCCATCAAGACTGGCGGAAAAAGCCAGCTAATCCACAATGCTGTCCATTTTGAGCTTAAGCTCGAGGAAAAAAACGCAGTACGGCTGGTCATAGAATTTATAAAGGAAGAACCGGCAGTGGATGTCCGGTTTTATTATCCGAATGAGGTGTTGTTGAGATGA
- the gap gene encoding type I glyceraldehyde-3-phosphate dehydrogenase, translated as MSVKVAINGFGRIGRLAFRQMFGAEGYEVVAINDLTSPRMLAHLLKYDSAQGTYALADKVEAKEDSIVVDGKEIKIYAEADPAKLPWGELDVDVVLECTGFFASKDKAMAHVNAGAKKVVISAPAGNDLPTVVFGVNEDVLTADDKVISAASCTTNCLAPMADTLNKLAKIRKGYMTTVHAYTGDQMTLDGPQRKGDLRRARAAAVNIVPNSTGAAKAIGLVIPELKGVLDGGAQRVPVPTGSLTQLVAVVEGTVTAEQVNEAMKKAADQSFGYTEDELVSSDIIGISYGSLFDATQTTVMDMGNNETLVKVVSWYDNENSYTSQMVRTIKYFSELA; from the coding sequence ATGTCTGTAAAAGTTGCAATTAATGGTTTTGGTAGAATTGGTCGTCTGGCATTCAGACAGATGTTTGGTGCTGAAGGTTATGAAGTAGTAGCTATCAACGACTTAACAAGCCCAAGAATGTTAGCTCATTTATTAAAATATGACTCAGCTCAGGGTACCTATGCTTTAGCTGATAAGGTAGAAGCTAAGGAAGATTCTATCGTTGTTGATGGTAAAGAAATCAAAATCTATGCAGAAGCAGATCCTGCAAAATTACCATGGGGCGAATTAGACGTAGACGTTGTTCTGGAATGTACTGGTTTCTTCGCTTCTAAAGATAAAGCAATGGCTCACGTAAATGCAGGTGCTAAAAAAGTTGTTATCTCCGCTCCGGCAGGCAACGATCTTCCAACCGTTGTATTTGGTGTTAATGAAGATGTTTTAACAGCTGATGATAAAGTTATCTCCGCAGCTTCCTGTACAACAAACTGCTTAGCCCCAATGGCTGATACCTTAAATAAATTAGCTAAGATCAGAAAAGGCTACATGACCACTGTTCATGCTTACACCGGTGACCAGATGACTTTGGACGGACCTCAGAGAAAAGGCGATTTAAGAAGAGCTCGTGCTGCAGCTGTTAATATCGTTCCAAACTCTACTGGTGCTGCTAAAGCAATCGGCTTGGTTATCCCGGAATTAAAGGGTGTTTTAGACGGCGGCGCACAGCGTGTTCCAGTTCCAACAGGTTCTTTAACCCAGTTAGTTGCTGTTGTTGAAGGTACTGTAACAGCTGAACAGGTTAACGAAGCAATGAAAAAAGCTGCTGACCAGTCTTTCGGTTATACAGAAGATGAGTTGGTATCTTCTGATATCATCGGTATTTCCTATGGTTCTTTATTCGATGCGACTCAGACCACTGTTATGGACATGGGTAACAACGAAACCTTAGTAAAAGTTGTTTCCTGGTATGACAATGAAAACTCTTACACAAGTCAGATGGTAAGAACAATCAAATACTTCTCTGAACTTGCTTAA
- a CDS encoding pilus assembly FimT family protein, whose translation MAHQGGHTLIELIITLSILGFALAVTAGLGYSVTEGNAKRAAGAEYEQVLDAVLKSRDAAVMSGDKYGTMVKLYKNHVDIIEFDPDRREMVVTQSVQLRQCRITWNLVQNEIVFSGAGVVNRGGTVTFYRNDQAEKYLIIQPVTGRIYLSDKNV comes from the coding sequence ATGGCCCATCAAGGAGGACACACCCTGATCGAGCTGATCATCACCCTGTCCATTCTGGGCTTTGCCCTGGCGGTGACCGCAGGGTTGGGGTATTCGGTGACAGAGGGAAACGCGAAGCGGGCTGCCGGGGCAGAATATGAGCAGGTGCTCGACGCGGTTTTAAAAAGCCGCGATGCAGCTGTGATGTCCGGCGATAAATACGGCACAATGGTAAAGCTCTATAAAAATCATGTAGACATTATTGAGTTTGATCCGGACAGGCGGGAAATGGTGGTTACACAGTCTGTACAGCTCAGGCAGTGCCGGATTACCTGGAACCTGGTCCAGAACGAGATTGTTTTCAGCGGGGCGGGCGTGGTTAACCGCGGCGGTACAGTTACCTTTTACCGCAACGACCAGGCGGAGAAATACCTGATTATACAGCCGGTCACAGGGAGGATTTATTTAAGTGATAAAAATGTCTGA
- a CDS encoding sugar-binding transcriptional regulator, translated as MNRRVQRRNGSEELSSENIKISKELVDLQRLVVPEIGSLIEMRYNILSTIKSEEPIGRRNLAFVLDMSERQVRNEIDFLQAQKLVQVERQGVVLTELGRKIIIQLKRMLYTYNGLEQLERELEEKLHLKKAIVSPGDMDMNYQVLKFMGRSGARYVLSIMKYKDILALTGGASTAAIAEQMKEAFYPDVYVIPARGGIGKSHSTQANNVVAEMGLKLHANYELLHLPDNIDNRLLEALKDYPEIKRVFNKMDDIDIFVFGIGRADVLADWRNMKESEKQALLDKGAVGEAFGHYFDIDGNVVSPSSTIGISIENYNRIQHVIAISGGESKADAIIGVSRVKPNMVLITDESAAKEIIRKLNK; from the coding sequence ATGAACAGACGAGTTCAGAGACGGAATGGAAGTGAAGAGTTGTCAAGCGAAAACATAAAAATCAGCAAAGAGTTAGTTGACCTGCAGCGTTTGGTTGTGCCGGAAATCGGCTCACTGATTGAGATGCGCTACAACATTCTGTCAACAATCAAAAGCGAAGAACCGATTGGGAGACGAAATCTTGCTTTTGTCCTCGATATGAGTGAACGCCAGGTGCGGAATGAAATTGATTTTCTCCAGGCCCAGAAGCTTGTCCAGGTAGAACGCCAGGGCGTTGTCCTGACAGAGCTTGGCCGCAAGATTATCATTCAGCTTAAGCGCATGCTTTACACCTATAATGGTCTTGAGCAGCTTGAGCGCGAGCTGGAGGAAAAGCTGCATCTGAAAAAAGCTATTGTTTCCCCGGGCGACATGGATATGAACTATCAGGTTCTGAAATTTATGGGCCGTTCAGGCGCCCGCTATGTGTTGTCCATCATGAAATACAAGGACATCCTGGCACTGACTGGCGGCGCCAGCACAGCAGCCATCGCAGAGCAGATGAAGGAAGCCTTTTACCCGGATGTCTATGTGATTCCGGCAAGGGGAGGGATTGGCAAAAGCCACTCGACCCAGGCGAACAACGTCGTTGCTGAAATGGGGCTTAAGCTCCATGCGAATTATGAGCTGCTGCATTTACCCGATAACATCGACAACCGCCTTTTGGAAGCCCTGAAGGATTACCCGGAGATTAAACGGGTATTTAATAAAATGGATGATATTGATATTTTTGTCTTTGGCATTGGCCGGGCAGATGTTTTGGCGGACTGGCGGAATATGAAGGAAAGCGAAAAACAGGCTCTGCTTGACAAGGGTGCTGTGGGCGAAGCTTTCGGACATTATTTCGATATTGACGGAAACGTGGTTTCCCCGTCCAGTACCATCGGGATCAGCATTGAAAATTATAACCGTATCCAGCATGTGATTGCGATATCGGGCGGCGAGAGCAAAGCCGACGCCATTATAGGGGTCAGCCGTGTTAAGCCGAATATGGTGTTAATAACGGATGAAAGCGCTGCTAAAGAGATCATCCGTAAGTTAAATAAATAA
- the aroD gene encoding type I 3-dehydroquinate dehydratase, producing the protein MLSKNQFVTCIPLVSDNEEDLYREIDEALAQKPDYLEWRRDYFLEDDYEQERRILRRIRNLGVSLIYTFRDVKEGGFRHVLNEDRWKHIANAAKSNAVTYIDVELNSSEEYFEAVKQVVKSAQNKLMVSYHDFDKTGSYDEIISILDKMEEKGADAFKLALYARDKADFKTASAAGGTYSLKTDKPMIMISMGEEGRLSRILPEVMGGCLTFASGVKATAPGQVTLEDILKLRETLGI; encoded by the coding sequence ATGTTAAGTAAAAACCAGTTTGTTACCTGTATTCCGTTAGTATCGGATAATGAAGAGGACCTGTACCGCGAGATTGACGAGGCACTGGCCCAAAAGCCAGATTATCTGGAATGGCGCCGGGATTATTTTCTGGAAGACGATTATGAGCAGGAGCGGAGGATTTTAAGAAGAATCCGAAACCTGGGTGTAAGCCTTATTTATACCTTCCGCGATGTGAAGGAGGGCGGATTCCGGCATGTTTTAAATGAGGATCGCTGGAAGCACATTGCCAATGCGGCCAAGTCCAACGCGGTTACCTATATTGACGTTGAGCTTAACAGCAGCGAGGAATATTTTGAAGCGGTTAAGCAGGTGGTGAAATCCGCGCAGAATAAGCTGATGGTTTCCTACCATGATTTTGACAAAACCGGCTCCTACGATGAAATCATTTCTATTCTTGACAAAATGGAAGAAAAAGGAGCCGATGCCTTTAAACTGGCCCTATACGCAAGGGATAAAGCCGATTTTAAGACCGCTTCAGCGGCCGGGGGCACCTACAGCCTGAAAACAGACAAGCCCATGATTATGATCTCCATGGGTGAGGAGGGGCGCCTGTCCAGAATTCTGCCAGAGGTGATGGGGGGGTGCCTGACCTTTGCCTCAGGTGTCAAGGCTACCGCGCCGGGACAGGTTACACTGGAAGACATCTTAAAATTGCGGGAGACCCTTGGCATATAA
- the rpoN gene encoding RNA polymerase factor sigma-54 has translation MNIKVDLNLKQTQKLVMTTEMKQAIEILQLTSMELNNLIDKELLENPMLEFNDSPMESMEVVKDDAAKKEESKDQIEWDDYFQNMQSTEFRNTPSSTYDPDDEFNFEKFSYYETTLNEYLLLQFHVLSEDLTETENLIGEYLIDCIDDNGYLLIDMDYICDILGVTQDVVEKLIGIIQQFDPAGVGARDIKECLLIQLRQEGYDDEEYENLVNNYLTDLAENQFKRVSQETGISTSELAEFKELIKTLEPKPGRQFTNFDGVKYIIPDGSIEWIDNELVVQINDISAPRLQINSFYQGMLKTRNENEDTKKYIEKKLDSAAFLIKSIEQRRDTIRKVIEAIAHYQENFFREGVEDLKPLTLKAIADMIEVHESTVSRAIRGKYVQTPKGTFSLKFFFKRGFSQGADDVSSEAIKQKIQAFVDAEDKRKPLSDQKIVEMLKEQGVDVARRTIAKYREALNILPSSKRKQFR, from the coding sequence ATGAATATTAAGGTTGATTTAAATTTAAAACAGACACAAAAATTAGTAATGACAACCGAAATGAAGCAGGCGATTGAGATATTGCAGCTGACTTCCATGGAGCTAAACAACCTTATTGATAAGGAGCTTCTGGAAAACCCCATGCTGGAATTTAACGACAGTCCGATGGAGTCCATGGAGGTTGTCAAAGATGATGCAGCTAAGAAAGAGGAAAGCAAGGACCAGATTGAGTGGGACGATTATTTCCAGAATATGCAGTCCACAGAATTCAGAAATACGCCGTCATCCACCTATGATCCCGATGATGAGTTTAATTTTGAGAAGTTTTCCTATTATGAAACCACACTCAACGAGTATCTGCTGCTCCAGTTTCATGTACTTTCTGAAGATTTGACAGAAACAGAGAACCTGATCGGGGAATATCTGATCGACTGCATTGACGACAACGGTTATCTGCTCATTGATATGGACTATATCTGCGATATCCTGGGCGTAACGCAGGATGTGGTCGAAAAGCTCATCGGAATCATACAACAATTTGATCCCGCCGGGGTCGGCGCAAGGGACATCAAGGAATGTCTGTTGATCCAGCTGCGGCAGGAGGGATATGACGATGAAGAATATGAAAATCTTGTCAACAATTACCTGACCGATCTGGCCGAAAACCAGTTCAAGCGGGTCAGTCAGGAAACAGGCATTTCCACCTCGGAACTGGCGGAGTTCAAAGAGCTGATAAAGACGCTGGAACCCAAGCCAGGACGCCAGTTCACCAATTTTGACGGTGTAAAGTACATTATTCCAGACGGTAGCATTGAGTGGATTGACAACGAGCTGGTGGTCCAGATCAATGATATTTCAGCCCCGCGGCTTCAGATCAACTCCTTTTACCAGGGAATGCTGAAGACACGAAATGAAAATGAAGATACCAAGAAATATATTGAGAAAAAGCTGGATTCAGCAGCCTTTCTCATTAAAAGCATTGAACAGCGCCGGGATACGATTCGCAAGGTCATCGAAGCCATTGCCCACTACCAGGAAAATTTCTTCAGGGAAGGAGTAGAGGATCTTAAGCCGCTGACGCTCAAAGCCATTGCGGACATGATCGAAGTGCACGAATCCACGGTCAGCCGTGCCATTCGCGGGAAATATGTTCAGACGCCAAAGGGGACCTTCTCGCTGAAGTTCTTTTTTAAACGGGGATTCTCCCAGGGGGCGGACGATGTATCATCAGAGGCTATCAAGCAGAAAATACAGGCCTTTGTGGACGCTGAGGATAAGCGTAAGCCGCTGAGCGACCAGAAAATCGTTGAGATGCTCAAAGAGCAGGGGGTTGATGTGGCCCGCAGGACCATTGCCAAATACCGGGAAGCACTTAACATACTTCCATCTTCGAAGCGCAAGCAATTTCGATAA
- the tpiA gene encoding triose-phosphate isomerase yields the protein MSRRPIIAGNWKMNKDINEAAALINELKPLVEGAEAEVVFCPPYVDLVEAVRLTEGTNIGIGAQNMHYETSGAFTGEIAGEMLTAIGVKYAVIGHSERREYYNETDEAVNKKAIKALELGLTPIVCCGETLEERESGKAEAKVVGQIKEGCKNIDDISKVVIAYEPIWAIGTGKTASKEEADEACGWVRKTIEEMYGKDPAEAVRVQYGGSVKPANVAELMAMPNIDGALVGGASLTADFAKIVKF from the coding sequence ATGTCAAGAAGACCAATCATTGCCGGCAACTGGAAAATGAACAAAGATATTAATGAAGCTGCCGCCTTAATAAATGAATTAAAACCTTTAGTAGAAGGCGCAGAGGCAGAGGTTGTTTTCTGTCCGCCCTATGTTGACTTAGTGGAAGCCGTTAGACTGACTGAAGGCACCAATATTGGTATCGGCGCTCAGAATATGCATTACGAAACAAGCGGCGCGTTCACTGGCGAAATCGCTGGCGAAATGTTGACAGCCATCGGCGTGAAATATGCGGTTATCGGTCACTCCGAACGCCGTGAATACTACAACGAAACAGATGAAGCTGTTAATAAAAAAGCCATCAAGGCTCTTGAACTGGGCTTAACTCCAATCGTGTGCTGCGGTGAAACCCTTGAAGAACGTGAAAGCGGAAAAGCAGAAGCAAAGGTCGTTGGACAGATCAAGGAAGGCTGTAAAAATATTGATGATATTTCCAAAGTCGTCATTGCCTATGAACCAATCTGGGCCATTGGAACCGGAAAAACCGCTTCAAAGGAAGAAGCAGACGAAGCCTGCGGCTGGGTGCGCAAGACCATTGAAGAAATGTACGGTAAAGACCCAGCTGAAGCTGTCCGTGTACAGTACGGCGGAAGTGTGAAGCCTGCCAATGTCGCTGAACTGATGGCCATGCCAAACATCGACGGCGCTCTGGTTGGCGGCGCCAGCTTGACGGCTGATTTTGCTAAGATCGTTAAATTTTAA